The sequence ACGACCAGCGCCATCAGGATGATGTTGATTTGCCCGAGGAAGATCGTGCGCCACACCGGTTCGAGACCGAAGAACACGATGGTGAAGACCAGCGTGATCCTCGCGGGTGAGGCCAGGAGCGCGAGACCGCCCTCCTGCCGGGGAAGCGAGGCGATCGTCACGCGGACGACCAGCGCGAGCGCCAGGAACGAGACGGCAGCGACCACGCCCCAGGCGATCTGGACGGGGAAGAACGCCAGCGGGGCGAACAGCAGCGCGGCGGCAGGCGGGTAGGTGAACGGCAGCAACGCCCACCACGGCTCCGAGCCGAGCGTATTGCCCGCGTACAGCGGGTCTGACTGCAACAGCGTCAGCGCACCCGCCCGGTACACGGCGCTGTCCACCCCGAGCCGCCAGTCGAACAACCAGCCCAGCACACCCGCGACGACGGCCAGCGCGGGCAACACCGCCAGCAGGGCGATCGAGCGCGGCCTTCCCGACAGCCTGCCAAGGGACGCCCTCAGTGACAGGAACGGCTCATCGCCGGGGCGAACCTCGGAACCGGTGGTGGTGGACATCGGACGCTTCACCACTCGCCACACATCGACTGCCTCACGGAAACAAGGTAATCACGATCCGGCGTAAACAGGGCCGTCAGCCCCGAACCGGCCCCCGCCCACCGATGTCCTCCGATGGAGTGACAGCGGGTGTCGTGGTTCCGGCGCGACCGCACCCGAGGCATGCTGCCCTGTGGCGAGTCGGCACACTTGCCGCACCGCTCGATGTTCTCCGCGCAGCGAGGAAGGACAGCCGTGACCACCGACTCCCCGAGTCCGAACGGCCGCAGCGACGCCGACCTCATCGCGTCGGTCCGTGCGGGCCGGATCGAGGAGTACGGCACGCTCTACGACCGGCACGCCACAGCGGCCACCCGCCTCGCGCGGCACCTGTGCCCCGCCACCGCCGACGCCGACGCCGTCGTGGCTGAGTCGTTCGCGACGGTGCTCGACGCGCTGCGGGACGGCGAAGGCCCGGACCACGCCTTCCGCGCCTACCTGCTGACCACCGTTCGCCGCACCGCCCACAGCAGGGCCAGGGCCTCCGGCCGGGTGCGCCAGGCCGGAGTCACGGCCATGGGGGCTGTGGCAGGAACCCGAGCGGTCTCCTCCGATCCGTCGGCCGGAGAACTCGAACACTTCGAACGCAGCCTGGTGGCTCGCGCGTTCCACCGGCTTCCCGGACGCTGGCAGACCGTGCTGTGGCACACGGTGATCGAGCAGCAGCCCGCCTCGGAGGTCGCGCCGCTGCTCGGCATCTCGCCGGGCGCGGTGCCTGCGCTGGCCTACCGCGCCCGCGCGAGCCTGCGGCAGGAGTACCTCCAGGCGCATCTCGCGGAGACGTCGTCGCCGCGGTGCAGGGCGACGGCGACCAAGCTCGGCGCGGGAACGAGGGACGGGCTGTCCTTGCGGGAGCGCGCGCAGGTCGAGCAGCACCTCGATCACTGTGCGCGGTGCAGGGCACTCGCCGACGAACTCGCCGATGTCAACGCCTCGCTGCGCGGGGTGGTGGCCTTCCTCGTGCTGGGCAGCGCCACCCTCGACTACCTCACGGACAGCGGAGCGGCGTCATCGGCGATCACTGCTGTCCACGCGGCAACGAAATCCGGTGAGCCCGGCCCCCGCCAGTTCCTCGGCGTCGCGGTGTCAGGTGTCGCGCTCGCCACCGCCGTGGCCGTCGCGCTCGGGGCAGGCGGTGTGGGCACCGCGCCCGTCGCCCACCGGCCGCAGGAGAGTGAGCGGCCCGCGCCTCCGCCGGTGTCGGCACCCGCGACGCCGTCCCCGACGCCCGTGGGACCGCCGTCACACCCGTCACTTCCCCCGCTGCCTGCCCCGGAGCTGAGGCCGGATTCCTACCGGCAGCTCCGGCCACCCCTCCCGCAGTCGCCGGAAACGCGGCCGGTGTCGCCTCCACCGGCGCTGCCTCCACCGCCGTTTCCTCCCGCAGACCCCGCCACACCGGTCGAGCCCGCTCCACCCGCCGCCCAGCCTGAGGAACCGCTTCCCTCGCCTGGCACCGATCCCGGAGGGGACACCGGCAACGAGGTCCCACCACCGGACCCTGCGCCGAGACCGAAGGTTTCGGCGTCCGTTCCCGGCGACGGCATCAGGCTGGACGCGGGAGGTGAGGCCAGAAATCTCGACGTGGCACTGCACAACGACGGTGAGGCCACGGCCGCAGGCACCGCTGTGGCCCTGACCCTTCCCGACGGCGTCACCACCGTCGCGCAGCAGCCCGGGGAAGGCGCCGACCCCGGAGACGGCACCCCGCCTGAAGAGGAGGATGACGGGCTCGGAACCGGCATCACCTCCGAAAACGACACCACACCCGAGCCGCGAACCGACGGCGGTCGGACCGAATCCACGGCTCCGGGACACGAGCCAGGCACGCCACCTGCTGTGTCCTGTCCTCCAGGCCGGGGAACCGTCGTGTGCGAGGTTCCCGGCGGGCTGGAACCTCGCGAGCGGGAAGTGGTGCGCTTCCGCGTGACCGCCGCCCCCGAGGCGGAATCCGGTGCCGCGGAGGGGCGGGTGACGGTGGCGGGCGGCGACCCGGTGCGCTTCACCGTCCCGATCGCCGTCCGGCAGGACGTCGCGCGGCTCGACGTCGGCGTGACGGGAAGGCAGCTGCACATCGAGGTCCGCAACGAGGGAGCGCGTCCCGCCATCGCCTCAGTCTCGGTGTCCCTCGACGTACCCGGTCTCGTGCTGTACGCCGAGGACCTGGAATGCGAGGCCGAGCCGCTGCACTGCGTCTCCCCTGCCCCGCTCGACCCTGGGCAGAGCACTCACCTTGAGGTGTTCGTCCCGCCGGGTCACGACGCCGACATCGTGACGGTCACCGCATCCGTCGGTGAGGACACGACGTCGGAGGTCGTCGAGCTCATGTCCCTCCTGCGCCTCGATGAGCCCGAACCCGGAGCATCCGAACCCGGCGACTCGTCGCGGCCATCCTCGTCGAGTCCGTCCGGGACGGCCCCCTCCACAACTCCTGCCGGCCCCGACCCGGCGGGGCCGGCGGCTGCCTCGACAGCGCTTCCGCAGGCGCCCGTGTCCTCGTCGTTCCCGGTGTTTCCGCAGGCGCCCTCGGAAGAGGTCGCCGAGGATGATGACGCTCCGTCACTGCTCGGAACACTCCTGCGGCAGCAGCATCGACGCTCCGGACGGCTCCGGCGGCGCGCCGGGTTCCCGGTTCACCCACGTCCCTCTGCGTAGACTGCGCGACGTGGCCGTCGTCGGATCTGTTCTCGCCCGCCTTCCCGCGCCCCTGCGCGCGATCCTGGTGAAGCACCGGGAGCTGCTGAAGTTCGCGCTGGTGGGCGGCACGACGTTCGTCGTGGACAACGCCATCTGGTACCTGCTGAAACTGACGATCCTGACATCGAAACCCACGACGGCGAAGGCCATCGCGATCATCATCGCCACCATCGTGTCGTACGTGTTGAACCGCGAGTGGTCCTTCCGCACGAGGGGAGGCAGGGAACGCGCTCACGAAGCGGCGCTGTTCTTCCTGGTCAGCGGTGTCGCGGTCGTCATCAATCTGATCCCGCTGCTCATGTCACGCTACGTGTTCGACCTGGAGGTCCCGCACGTCTCCCGGTTCGTCCAGGAGGCCGCCGACTTCGCCAGTGGATCGATCATCGGCATGCTCCTGGCGATGGCGTTCCGGTTCTGGGGTTTCCGGAGGTGGGTCTTCCCCGACGAACTCGGCCGCACACGGCGCGATGCCCCCACCGACGACGCCGCGGCCTCGGGCGCGCACCGCTGAAGCAAGGCGGGCGCCCACACGCCCACAGCCGACACACCCGCACAGTGCTGCGTGGTCGAACACATCAGTCCGTCACCGTGGGTGGCGGGCGAGTCGCCAGGTCAGGTGCTGCCGGGGGTAGACCCGGACCCTGGCCTGACGCATGTTCAGGGTCATTTTTCCCCCTTCTCAGTTCCTCGAACCGAGTCCGCAGGCAGCGCGCCCAAGATCTTCCCCGCCGTACCCGCTACCTCGGCACCCGCTCGGCGGGCCAGCTCACGCCGACCACATCACTGGGCCTCGGCACCCGCAGGAAGAGACTGAACGTGGCAGGCCGTTTCGCCGAGAGCTCCAGCCTTCCGCCGTCGGCCTCGGCGAGTGCCCGCGCCAGCGCGAGTCCCACCCCCGTCGAGCCGCTGCCGGAGAAACCCCGCTCGAACACATGCGACGCGAGATCGTCCGGAATGCCCGTTCCCGTGTCGGCGACCTGCACCACCACGGTGTTCTCGTTCTCGCCCCTGCGCGCCGTCACCGTGACCGTGCCAGCACCGTGCTTGGCGGAGTTGTCGAGCAGCACGCCGAGGACCTCCCTCAACCGTCCCGGCGTCGCTCGCGCCCTCAACCCCTCACCCACCCGCAGCCGCAGGGAACGGTTGTGCCGTTTGAACACGGGCCGCCACTCGTCGGCCACCTCGCCGAGCAGCACGGAAAGGTCAACGGGCTCGACCCTCACCTCGCTCGCGGCTCGGGCCGCGGCCAGCAGCTCGTCGAGCACGGCGGCCAGCCGATCGGCCTGCTCCTGCGCGGTTCGCGCCGAATCGGCGACCTCCTCGTCGGGATGGGTGGTGAGCGCCTCCAGCCTCAGCTGCAACGCGGTCAGGCGGCTGCGCAGCTGATGGGACACGTCACCGACGAGTTGCCGCTCCCGCTGCACCAACTGCGCCAGCGCGGTGGCCGACGCATCGAGTGCGTCTGCCACCGCGTCCAGTTCGGCGACGTCGTAGCGGCGCGAGTCGGGGCGGAAATCGCCCGCGCCCAGCCGCACCGCGCGATCCGCCACGTGGCGCAGCGGCCGTGCCAGCCGCCGTGCCGTCACTGTGGCCACCACGGTTCCCGTGCCCACCGAGAGCACCACCAGCAGCAGCACCGCTGCCGCGACCTGCGTTTGCTGTGTGCGCATCGGCTGGGCGGGGATCGCCAGCCGCACCGTGCCGTTCTGCGCGATGGGCACGGTCTCCACGACGACGTCCTGCCCCAGCGCCCTCCCGTACCTCAGAGTTGGCGTGTCAGGGCGGACCACGGTGAGGTTGCCGTTCTTCGGCACCGCAACCCGCACGTGACTGAGGTCGAGCGGGCGGCCGTCCGCGAGCTGGTCGTCGAGGATCGCGGCGATGCGCTGCGCGCTCGACGCCAGATCTTCCCTGGTGAGGTTGTCCACGAGGAGCCAGCCCGTGACGCCGAGCGGAATGCCCAGGGCGACACCCGTCACAGCGACGGCGAGCAGGATCGCGAGCAGGATGCGACGACGCACGGCCGGCCTTCTAGTCGGTGTTGAACCGGAACCCGACGCCGCGCACGGTGGCGATGTGTTCCTCACCGGGTCTGCGGGCCGTCCCGTTCGCGGCCCTGGCGAGCTTGCGCCGCAACCACGACATGTGCATGTCCAGCGTCTTCGACGTCCTCGACGTCTCCGGCGAGAGGTCGTTCCACACCTCGGAGAGGATCTCTTCCCTGCTGACGACCTGGCCCGCCCTGGTGAGCAGCACCCTCAGCAGCTCGAATTCCTTGTTGGCGAGCGCGATCTCCCTGCCCTCCACGGTGACGACCCTCGCGCCGACGTCCATCCGCACGCCGCCCGATTCGAGAACCTCGGGCGCCCTGCGGCGCAGTAGCGCGCGGATGCGGGCCAGCAGTTCGGCCAGCCGGAACGGCTTGGCCACGTAGTCGTCGGCCCCGGCGTCGAGCCCGACGACGAAGTCCACCTCGTCGGTTCTCGCCGTGAGCATGAGCACCGGAAGCCCCTGATCGGTGGCGCGCAGCCGCCTGCACACCTCGAGACCGTCCATGCCGGGCAGCCCGAGATCGAGGACGAGCAGGTCAACCCGGTCCCGTGCCGTGGCGTCCAACGTCGATGGCCCGTCGGCCACCACCGTGACCTCGTACCCCTCCCTGCGCAGGGCGCGCGACAGCGGTTCGGCGATCGCCGGATCGTCTTCGGCAAGTAGGACCACGCTCACCTTGCCAACCTTACGGCTCACCGGCATGAAACCATCGTGACCGTGTTGGGATACTCCGTTGACCTGGTCTTGGCCAAGCGGCTCGCGGACGCGGCCGACGCGATCACCACGGCGCGCTTCCGCGCACTCGATCTCGGGGTGGATCGAAAGCCCGACCGCACGCCCGTGACGGACGCCGATACGGCCGTCGAGGACGCGGTACGCGACCTGCTCGCCCTCGAACGCCCCGGCGACGCCGTCGCCGGTGAGGAACGCGGCGGTTCGGCGACCGCGCCCGGCCGGGTGTGGGTGATCGATCCCATCGACGGCACCAAGAACTTCCTGCGTGGCGTGCCGGTGTGGGCCACGCTGATCGCGCTCGTCGAGGACGGTGTTCCCGTCGTGGGCGTGGTGAGCGCGCCGCTGCTCGGCAGGCGCTGGTGGGCGGCGTCCGGTGAGGGCGCGTGGCTGCGGGACTCGGCAGGCGAGCACCGGATCTCCGTGTCGAAGGTCGCGGCGCTGGACGACGCGACGGTCTCCACCACCGACCTCGGCTCCTGGGTCGAACACCACTCCCGCGATGCCTACCTGCGGCTCGTGGACGCCTGCTGGGAAAGCCGCGCGTTCGGCGACTTCTGGCAGCACTGCCTCGTGGCCGAGGGCGCGCTCGACATCGCCGCCGAACCCATCGTGAACCCGTGGGACGTGGCGCCGTTGCGCGTGCTCGTCACCGAGGCCGGTGGCCGGTTCAGCGACCTCGCGGGACGTGGCGGCATCGACGGCGGCTCGGCACTCTCCACCAACGGCCTGCTGCACGACCGTGCGCTGGAGATCGTGGCGAGCGGAGGAGGCGAGGGCTGACGGGGCTGACGGTCCCGCATCGCGAGCGCGCGGCACACGCTCACGGCAGCACGCCGACCGCTCCCCGTGCCACCTGCGCCCACGCGAGCCTTCCGAACAGGTAGTGGCACGCGACCTGCTCGTTGGAGAACCGGGCCCAGTCGTAGCGGTTGCCCTGCTCCCGCCAGAAAACCTCCCAGGCGACCTCGCCGTCGAGTCCTTCCTCCTCGGTGCGGAGCAGGCACCACGCGTTGTCGGTCTCACTGCCGATCGAGACGACTTCGCCCGGCACGCCGACGGCGTCCAGCCAACGCTTGATCGACTCGAAGTTCATGCCCTCTCCTCGAACGTGATGTCCGCCAGATGGCCGAGCACCACAAGCTCGGCCGCCGAATACACCGTCCGGTAGCGCACACCGCCACCGGGTTGACCGAACCACGGCGCCGACACCGCTTTCCACGCGGGCACCTGCCTGACCACCCGGTACCGGCGGTATCCGCTGCCGAGATGCCACGGCGGCAACGAACGCTGCGCGAATCGTGTGCCGTCGGCGGCGAACACGCGGCCGTGTGCCGAACCGAACCGGTCCAGCACCTCTCCCTCCTCCAGCAGCACCGGCTCGCCCGGTTCGTGACAGCCCTCGGGAAACCGCTCGGGCGGCGGCCACGCGAACTCGGGCCGCTCGCCGTCGCGCACGAGGTAACGACGATCCCACTCCAGTTCGGAAACCTCCCCGAGCGGATCATGCCCCTCGATCACCTCGGCGGGCACACCGGGCAGCACCTCGGCCGGTGGGGGCGCGGGACGCCTGCCGCCACCACGCAGAGCGGACAGTGCGGGCTCGACGTCGAGCAGGCCAGAATCCGGGTGATCGTGAGGAGGGAATCGTGCGACGCCGAAGTCCGCCTCCTCCTCGGGCGCGGGCAACTGCCTCGCCGGGGTGTCGGAGGCGACCGGCAGGTGCCCGATGGGAAACATGTGGACCACGAAGAGAGCGACGACGCTCTCCCGTTCCTGCCGGGGCGCACCCACCGCGACGGCCGAGGCACCCGGATGCGGCGCGGGCGGCTGGGGACGCGGCGGGGCAGGCGGTGGAGCCGGAGCCTGCTGGTGCGGAGACTGCTGTCCGGGCTGCGGTTGTCGGGGCTGCGGTTGTCCCGGCGGCTGCTGCACCGGCTGGGGATGCTGCGCTGCCGGGGCTTGAGGCGCTGGGCCCTGTTGCCCGTGCGGCGCGGCGGGATTCGGTGCGTTCCACTGGACCGCCCTGCCCTGCGGCGGAGCCTGCGCCCCCGGAGCCTGGGGCGGGACGCCCTGCGGCACCGCACCGAACTGCGCTTGCTGCCCGCCCGGCGCGTACATCGGAGGCTGGACCTGCGCCCCGTAGCCGCCCCACTGCGGCGGCGCCCCGTACTGCGGCATGTTGGGGACCACGGTGGGGGCCACAGGAGGATGCTGGTAGGCGGCAGGAGGCGGGACGGCGCTCGGCAGGGCCGACGGCGCGAGGCCGGACAAGTGCGTGTGCCCGACCTGCCCCACGTGTCCAGCCTGTGGACCCGCGAAGGGAGGCTGGCCGCCCGCATCGGGCGGACGCAGGACTGTACCGCTGGGCGGGGTTGGGGCATCGGCACCGATGCCGGGCACGAACTGCCCGCTCGGTGGTGTGGGCAACTGCGCGATCGCGATCGGGCCGGTGTCCTCGGCGGCGTCGTCGTCGAGCGGCGGGATGCCGCCGTGCGTTTCCTCGCCCGAATCCGGAAGCAGTGGCTCGTCGGCCGGGTCGAGCCGCTCGGCGATGATCGACTCCGGAAGCCCGGCGAGGCCGGTGTCCTCCGCCTGCTCGGTGAAACCGGGCTCGGCCGGAACCCCGGCGAGACCGCCGTCCTTCACCGGACCCGCGCCGGTCATCTCCCGCACAGCCCCGGCGAGACCGGCGTCCTCCCCCTGCCCCGCGCCGGTCATCTCCCGCACAGCCCCGGCGGCACCTGCTGCGTCACCCACCGCTCCGGCCACGGCACCGGCAACACCTCCAGGCTGCCCGGCCTGCTCGGCGTGACGCGTGACGCCCTCCACCGGAGCGGCCGAAGACGACACCGCCTCGACGAGGTCCCTGGTCACCATCCCGAGATCACCCGCCGCGCCGCGCAGCACCGTGTCCACCGCGAGCAGTGCCGAAGGATGTCCTGCGTCGGCGGCCACGAGCGCGGCGTTCCTTGTCGTCGCCGCGTCCACGAGTCTCCGCACGATCTCCACCTTCGCCCTGCCCACCTGCTCGGCCGCGTTGTCGAGCCGGTCGGCGGCCAGCGTGGCGTTCCGAGCGGCCTCCGCGAGCGACCCCGAGTCGGGGTCCGCGAGGGTGGCCCACCGCTGCCTCGCGGTCTCGGCAGCGGGGCCGGACATCGCCGCGAGGGCCCTCTCCGCACACGTGTCCGCCTCACCGGCGAGCGAGGTCAGCTCTCGTGCCGCTTTCCGCCACGCCTCCGCCTGCTCGCGCAACGCGTCCTCGTCGGCTTCGGGCCAGCTCACCCCGGTCGCGTCCGCGATCCCGGCGAGTTCGGCAGGCAGTTCCACACCCATGGCAGGCACCTACCCCGCGCGATCCGGCTCGTCGGTGGCGTTGACCGCGTTCGCGGCGTCGGCGTCGGCGGTGAGGTACGCCGTCGCCGCCTCGGCCAGCGCGGTGCCGAACTCCTCGAACGCCCCTGCCACGCCGTTCACCTGCCGCAGCGCGTGATCGGCCGCCTCGACGTGCGTGGCCGCGAAACTCTCCCCCACGGCATCACCGCCCCACGGCCGGGGCACGGCCTGAAGCGCCTCGGCGAGTTCGCTCGCGACGGCACGCGCCCGCTCCGCCAGCGCCGCCAGTTCGCCAGCACCCGCTCTCAGCCTGCTGGGATCGACCTCGAACCCGCCCGGCGCGCTCATCGGGCCTTGGACCATTCGCTGTCGTCGAGCCAGTTCTGATCCTCGAACGTGTCGTCGGAGTCGTCGAGCGGCTGGACCGCGAGTTCGTCCTCGGTCAGGTCGGCTGTGCCCGACAGCACCGATCCCGGCTCGGCCACCCTTCCGAGCGCGGGAGCCATGATCTCCTCCGCGCCGCAGAACGCCTCAGCACCCGCCTCCCTGGCCGCGCGCACGATATGCGCGGCCAGCTCCGAAGGCCGGTACCGCGTGTACGCCTCGGCGTCGATCACCAGGTCGGTCAGTTCGCCGCGCGCACCGACCGTGGCCGTCACCAGCCCGTCCGCGCTCTGCGCCGACGCGCTGACGCGGGCGAGGCGCCTGTGCACGTCGGCGAGCTGGTCCCTGCTGCGGCGGTAGTCGGCGAGCAACTCCTCCACCTGCGCCCGGTGCTCGGTCACGGCCTCTCCCCCGACGTCGAAGGGTCACTGATGACGGCTCTTGATGACGACAGTGGCCCCGTCTTGGACGCGTGGTCCGCCCGATCGGTTCCCGTACCCCATCGGCATCCGTCGTGGACGGCTTGACGACCGGGTCACGCCCTATCCCGCGAGGGCCCGCACGACCCTCGACGGGCTCGGCCTGCCCAGTTGCTTCGACATCCACACGCTGGTCTCGACGAGCGCGTCGAGATCGACACCATGCTCGATGCCGAGCCCGTCGAGCAGCCACACGAGGTCCTCGGTGGCGAGGTTGCCGGTGGCCGACTCCGCGTAGGGGCAGCCGCCGAGGCCACCGGCGGAGGAATCCACCGTGGTCACGCCCTTCCGCAGCGCGGCGAGGGTGTTGGCGAGCGCCTGCCCGTAGGTGTCGTGGAAATGCACGGCGAGGTCGCCGACCGCGACCCCTGCGGCCGTGAAGGTGTCGATCACGTGCTCGACGCTCGCGGCCGTGGCGACGCCGATGGTGTCGCCGAGCGACAGCTGCGAGCACCCCGCGTCGAGCAGGCGCTTGCCCACGGCCAGCACCTGTTCGGCAGGCACGGCGCCCTCCCACGGGTCGCCGAAACACATCGACACGTAACCCCTGACGTCGAGGCCCGCCTCTCGCGCCTGGCCGATCACCGGCTCGAACATGGCGAACTGGGCGTCGAGGCCGGAGTTCAGGTTGCGCTGGGCGAAGGTCTCCGTGGCGCTGGCGAACACGGCGATGTGGCTCACCCCCGCCGCGAGCGCGCGGCTCAACCCGCGCGCGTTGGGCACGAGCACCGGGTAGCGAACGCCGTCGCGCGGCGAGAGCCGGGACAGCAACTCCTCGGCGTCGGCGAGCTGTGGCACCCACTTCGGGTGCACGAAACTCGTGGCCTCCAGCGTGGTGAGCCCCGCGAGCGCGAGCCGGTCGAGGAATTCCAGCTTCACCTCGACGGGCACGACGTTCGCCTCATTCTGAAGTCCGTCGCGGGGGCCGACCTCCCAGATCGTCACGCGCGACGGCAACGAACCGTCGGTGCCGAGTCGTTCGGGAAGGCCGAGTTCACGCACGCCCATAACGCTCCTGCCGTCCGGGTTCGTGACCAGCATCGTCGTGCTCGTCACGCGGTTGATGATCGTCGTAGGGGTTGTCGTTGACCTGACGGTAGATGTAGGTGTGCATGCGCTCGACCTGGGGGATGTCGTCGAAGGTCAGCGGCTCGTCCGACGCCGACTCGATGATCAGCGTGCCGCAACCGAAGATGCGGTCAACGAGTCCGTGCTCGAACCGCACGCTATGGATGCGCTGCATCGGGATGTCGATGCCGGTGCGCCTGATCACGCCTTCCCGCACGATGACCCTGTCCGTGGTGACGACGAAATGGGTGGTTCGCCACCGGACGAACGGGGTGAGCACCAGCCAGATCACGAGGATGCCACCGACCGAGGCGACGACGATGGTAGCGACCATGTCCCACGGCGGTTCCAGTTCACCGGCCTTCATGGCGAGCCAGACCCCCGCCACCACGGTCACCAGCAGCACGAACACGGGGAAGACGAGCATCTTGAAATGTGGATGCTTGTGCGCCACGACGTGCTCGCCCTCGCTGAGCAGACTGTCGGGATAGGCCACCTCGGACACCCCCACCATTTGTGCTTGGCCGCAGGCCTCACCGTACCGCGTACGACGGCATTCCACGCCCGTCCACGGCGAGGCCCACGTGGCCGTGTCGCACGGGGGCTAGCCCGGAAGCGACCTCAGGTGGATCACATCGGCGGCGAACACCGTGCGCCGCCCCTTGCCCTCCTCATCGACCACGAGCGCACCCGCCGGATCGACGTCAACGGCCGTGCCGAGCCGCGACTGCGCACCGGCCACTTCGAGCCGGATCCGCTGCCCGAGAGTGGCGCAGCGCTCGCGGTACTCGTCGAGCAGACCGGCGGCCGCGAGGTCACCGCGCGCCTGCCGCCACGGCAACTCCCGCTCGTGCAGCGCGGCCAGCAGCAAGGCGGCCACGTCGGTGCGGTCGGTGGTGCGGGCCCGCTGCTCGGCGAGCGAGGTGGCAGGCAACCCGCCGGGCCCCGGCCGCACGGTCTGCCCCGTGCGGCTGTCCCGCAGCGGCAGCACGTTCACCCCGATTCCCAGCACCACGGCCTGTTCGTCGGAGGACACGGCCTCGGCGAGCACCCCGGCGCACTTGGCGCGCTCCGGGCCGGCGAGGACGTCGTTGGGCCACTTGAGCACCGCGTCAACGCCGAGAGCGTCCGTGACGTCGGTCAGCGCGAGCCCCGCGACGGCCGCGAGTGAACCCAGAGCGGCCATGGGCACCTCGGCGGGTCGCAGCAACACGCTCAGGTACACGCCCTTGCCGGAAGGCGACACCCAGCCCCGCCCCCTGCGGCCTGCTCCGGCCGTCTGCTCCTCGGCGATTAGCACGGTTCGGTCGGGAGCGCCCTCGGCCACCGCCGCCCGCAGATCGGCGTTCGTCGATCCGGTCCTCTCGACGACGTCGATCGCGGCGTAGGGGCCGACCGGTGCGAGCAACTGTGAGCGCAGCCTGCTCACGTCGAGGTGTCGCGACGCTGTCACACCCTCCACCCTAG comes from Saccharomonospora xinjiangensis XJ-54 and encodes:
- a CDS encoding hydroxymethylglutaryl-CoA lyase, which codes for MGVRELGLPERLGTDGSLPSRVTIWEVGPRDGLQNEANVVPVEVKLEFLDRLALAGLTTLEATSFVHPKWVPQLADAEELLSRLSPRDGVRYPVLVPNARGLSRALAAGVSHIAVFASATETFAQRNLNSGLDAQFAMFEPVIGQAREAGLDVRGYVSMCFGDPWEGAVPAEQVLAVGKRLLDAGCSQLSLGDTIGVATAASVEHVIDTFTAAGVAVGDLAVHFHDTYGQALANTLAALRKGVTTVDSSAGGLGGCPYAESATGNLATEDLVWLLDGLGIEHGVDLDALVETSVWMSKQLGRPSPSRVVRALAG
- a CDS encoding biotin--[acetyl-CoA-carboxylase] ligase yields the protein MTASRHLDVSRLRSQLLAPVGPYAAIDVVERTGSTNADLRAAVAEGAPDRTVLIAEEQTAGAGRRGRGWVSPSGKGVYLSVLLRPAEVPMAALGSLAAVAGLALTDVTDALGVDAVLKWPNDVLAGPERAKCAGVLAEAVSSDEQAVVLGIGVNVLPLRDSRTGQTVRPGPGGLPATSLAEQRARTTDRTDVAALLLAALHERELPWRQARGDLAAAGLLDEYRERCATLGQRIRLEVAGAQSRLGTAVDVDPAGALVVDEEGKGRRTVFAADVIHLRSLPG
- a CDS encoding PH domain-containing protein, whose protein sequence is MVGVSEVAYPDSLLSEGEHVVAHKHPHFKMLVFPVFVLLVTVVAGVWLAMKAGELEPPWDMVATIVVASVGGILVIWLVLTPFVRWRTTHFVVTTDRVIVREGVIRRTGIDIPMQRIHSVRFEHGLVDRIFGCGTLIIESASDEPLTFDDIPQVERMHTYIYRQVNDNPYDDHQPRDEHDDAGHEPGRQERYGRA
- a CDS encoding YbaB/EbfC family nucleoid-associated protein; the encoded protein is MTEHRAQVEELLADYRRSRDQLADVHRRLARVSASAQSADGLVTATVGARGELTDLVIDAEAYTRYRPSELAAHIVRAAREAGAEAFCGAEEIMAPALGRVAEPGSVLSGTADLTEDELAVQPLDDSDDTFEDQNWLDDSEWSKAR
- a CDS encoding PE domain-containing protein, translated to MSAPGGFEVDPSRLRAGAGELAALAERARAVASELAEALQAVPRPWGGDAVGESFAATHVEAADHALRQVNGVAGAFEEFGTALAEAATAYLTADADAANAVNATDEPDRAG